From Haloglomus litoreum, the proteins below share one genomic window:
- a CDS encoding DUF7289 family protein, which translates to MAMDDRGVNEVIGFVLVFSLITATVGVVSVVGFNGLQETRNAERVDNAERAFDVLADNVADIYYEDAPTRATEIKLADAQLFLAPKTASSPSPTKFRVTVDNPGSANDVETKRYPRPLIYQSKTASDSRVVYDAGATFRVDGDSAVMLREPPLVLRENSQSIITLVNVGGSPGSSVGGTTTALVRSEERGSETTYPTNTVGPSVSGEVTIAIQTTDARAEAWERYLEEEISWESDACSVSSGTVDCTFETDKLYVNVVSIEFELSA; encoded by the coding sequence ATGGCGATGGACGACCGCGGGGTCAACGAGGTCATCGGGTTCGTGCTCGTCTTCTCGCTCATCACCGCGACCGTCGGCGTCGTCTCGGTCGTCGGGTTCAACGGGCTCCAGGAGACGCGCAACGCCGAGCGCGTCGACAACGCCGAGCGGGCGTTCGACGTGCTGGCGGACAACGTGGCCGACATCTACTACGAGGACGCGCCGACCCGCGCGACGGAGATCAAGCTCGCGGACGCCCAGCTGTTCCTCGCGCCGAAGACCGCCTCGTCACCATCACCGACGAAGTTCCGCGTGACCGTCGACAACCCCGGCAGCGCCAACGACGTGGAGACCAAGCGGTACCCCCGCCCGCTGATCTACCAGTCGAAGACCGCCAGCGACAGCCGGGTGGTGTACGACGCGGGGGCGACCTTCCGGGTCGATGGCGACAGCGCGGTGATGCTCCGGGAGCCACCGCTGGTCCTGCGGGAGAACTCCCAGTCGATCATCACGCTGGTCAACGTGGGTGGGAGTCCCGGGAGCTCGGTCGGCGGGACGACGACCGCGCTGGTACGGTCGGAGGAGCGGGGGTCGGAGACGACCTACCCGACGAACACCGTCGGCCCGTCGGTCAGCGGCGAGGTGACCATCGCCATCCAGACCACCGACGCCAGAGCGGAGGCCTGGGAACGGTACCTGGAGGAGGAGATCAGCTGGGAGTCCGACGCCTGCTCGGTCAGTTCCGGGACGGTGGACTGCACGTTCGAGACCGACAAGCTGTATGTGAACGTCGTCAGCATCGAGTTCGAACTCTCGGCCTGA
- a CDS encoding DUF7266 family protein: protein MSSGPLSGPDVIDERAVSTTLGYALTLGITTLLVSGLLIVGGTFIQDQREDATRTEYRVVGQRMAADIGAADRLLATASEGGSVRVERALPDQVVGESYRMGIDRVDDTDRYRIRLRNGKESVVETVQVRSEAAVYDSGELAGDRVVIEGNAIVDEKLLVSPENEPFRYPAADENTIVVEAEAPTSVRPGTDDGAGREWVEFHDAAASGNTAITTVPNSSSGTGEGNVEDTTDGPRLDYPVEVPQSGTYCVFVRLREPPTDGDNSDSVHVGVDGNTPVTYGSDGLSVGSTETAWRWLHEVDGANEYPSVTFGSSGSHTLNLYMREDGTQVDKVALVHPTDGTCSDNEEPTGTGPEVG, encoded by the coding sequence TTGAGCAGTGGCCCCCTCTCCGGTCCCGATGTCATCGACGAGCGTGCGGTGTCGACGACACTGGGTTACGCGCTGACGCTGGGCATCACGACGCTGCTGGTGAGCGGCCTGCTCATCGTCGGCGGGACGTTCATCCAGGACCAGCGCGAGGACGCGACCCGGACGGAGTACCGGGTGGTGGGCCAGCGGATGGCGGCCGACATCGGGGCCGCCGACCGCCTGCTTGCGACCGCCAGCGAGGGCGGGTCGGTGCGGGTCGAGCGGGCGCTGCCCGACCAGGTCGTCGGCGAGAGCTACCGCATGGGGATCGACCGGGTCGACGACACCGACCGGTACCGGATCCGGTTGCGCAACGGCAAGGAGTCAGTCGTCGAGACGGTCCAGGTCCGCTCGGAGGCGGCGGTCTACGACTCCGGGGAGCTGGCCGGCGACCGGGTGGTGATCGAGGGGAACGCCATCGTCGACGAGAAGCTCCTGGTCTCCCCGGAGAACGAGCCGTTCAGGTACCCCGCAGCCGACGAGAACACCATCGTCGTGGAGGCCGAGGCGCCGACGAGCGTCAGGCCCGGGACGGACGACGGCGCCGGAAGGGAGTGGGTGGAATTCCACGACGCGGCCGCGAGCGGCAACACCGCCATCACCACCGTCCCGAACTCCAGTTCCGGGACCGGGGAGGGGAACGTCGAGGACACAACGGACGGGCCCCGGCTCGACTATCCGGTCGAGGTCCCGCAGTCGGGGACCTACTGTGTCTTCGTCAGGCTTCGCGAGCCGCCGACCGACGGTGACAACAGCGACTCCGTCCACGTCGGTGTCGACGGGAACACGCCGGTCACGTACGGGAGTGACGGGCTGTCGGTCGGCTCGACCGAGACGGCGTGGCGCTGGCTCCATGAGGTTGATGGCGCGAACGAGTACCCGTCGGTGACCTTCGGTTCCAGCGGCAGTCACACGCTGAACCTCTACATGCGCGAGGACGGCACCCAGGTGGACAAGGTCGCACTCGTCCATCCCACCGACGGGACCTGCAGCGACAACGAGGAGCCGACCGGCACCGGTCCGGAGGTGGGCTGA
- a CDS encoding PKD domain-containing protein: MIRPTERDGRGQMILIGALLLAVTLVALALVTNSVIYTENLASRDEVKTEDAVSFRQAAAEGSQRGMLQSNFGQDDVDYAAREAAFETAVKDWAHRSTSFLSTSGVSGEVVPGSLTHGTRVSQDTTGEFTPVDENVILGIDPLGVLQDAWLAAPDSKLRRFEMTVQRDELYERPSTLTGSLLDLLLGTDDPFFFATEDDDGDNYYTFVYRNPNPTPKSIEIVTYSWPDGGTATKVGQCSVQASEATIDVTGERVVAGGQVESCAALDYYDDVTGSPNTYFANGDQVEGTYHFVADKEVSTFRDDIEDYNQNVIDQLFDIVGGSVSALNDGSVTLLNLLSFLDISPDATYHDASTDGAADDPYTNTAIWSADVRMDYETKALGYESTMRVAPGLPGEASAAVSAGGGSNPSNSPPTAEFTVTPSSVSTGSSVTLDASGSSDPDGSIASYEWDFDGDGTTDATGVTTTTSFSTAGNHDVELTVTDGDGATDTRTRTVQVTSSGNTAPSVTSVSTTDLSFGKTAQYAVTWEVEDTDGNLGEVDIRMYRANNNNQVASVGPITTISGSSAGPRTTTISWSGGNPCNKDVYITVTVEDTDGKSASQQTATMSPSC; encoded by the coding sequence ATGATACGACCCACAGAGCGCGATGGCCGCGGGCAGATGATCCTGATCGGAGCGCTGCTGCTCGCGGTGACGCTGGTGGCACTCGCGCTGGTCACCAACTCCGTCATCTACACGGAGAACCTCGCCAGCCGGGACGAGGTCAAGACCGAGGACGCCGTCTCGTTCCGGCAGGCGGCCGCCGAGGGGAGCCAGCGGGGGATGTTGCAGTCGAACTTCGGCCAGGACGATGTCGACTACGCCGCACGGGAAGCGGCGTTCGAGACGGCGGTCAAGGACTGGGCCCATCGGTCGACCAGCTTCCTCTCGACGAGTGGCGTGAGCGGCGAGGTCGTGCCCGGGAGCCTCACCCACGGGACACGGGTGAGTCAGGACACGACCGGTGAGTTCACACCCGTCGACGAAAACGTGATACTCGGAATCGATCCGCTAGGGGTGCTGCAGGACGCCTGGCTGGCCGCTCCCGATTCGAAGCTCCGGCGGTTCGAGATGACCGTCCAGCGAGACGAACTGTACGAGCGACCCTCGACCCTGACCGGGAGCCTGCTGGACCTGTTGCTGGGAACGGACGACCCGTTCTTCTTCGCCACAGAGGACGACGACGGGGACAACTACTACACCTTCGTCTACCGGAACCCGAACCCCACCCCGAAGAGCATCGAGATCGTGACCTACAGCTGGCCCGACGGGGGAACCGCGACGAAAGTCGGGCAGTGCAGTGTCCAGGCCAGCGAGGCGACCATCGACGTGACCGGTGAGCGGGTCGTCGCCGGCGGCCAGGTCGAGTCGTGTGCGGCGCTGGACTACTACGATGACGTCACCGGATCGCCGAACACCTACTTCGCGAACGGGGATCAGGTTGAAGGAACGTACCACTTCGTCGCCGACAAGGAGGTCTCGACGTTCCGGGACGACATCGAGGACTACAACCAGAACGTCATCGACCAGCTGTTCGACATCGTCGGCGGCTCCGTGTCGGCACTGAACGACGGCTCGGTCACGCTGCTGAACCTACTCAGCTTCCTGGACATCTCGCCCGATGCGACCTACCACGACGCGTCGACCGATGGTGCCGCGGACGACCCATACACGAACACCGCCATCTGGTCGGCAGACGTGCGGATGGACTACGAGACCAAGGCGCTGGGCTACGAGTCGACGATGCGGGTGGCGCCGGGGCTCCCGGGCGAGGCCAGCGCGGCCGTCAGCGCGGGTGGCGGCTCGAACCCGAGCAACAGCCCGCCGACCGCCGAGTTCACCGTCACGCCGTCGAGCGTCTCGACCGGTTCGTCCGTCACCCTCGACGCCAGCGGCAGTTCCGACCCGGACGGCAGCATCGCCAGCTACGAGTGGGACTTCGACGGCGACGGGACCACCGACGCCACCGGAGTGACCACAACGACTTCCTTCTCCACCGCCGGTAATCACGACGTGGAGCTGACTGTCACCGACGGCGACGGTGCGACGGACACGCGGACCAGGACCGTGCAGGTCACGTCGAGCGGCAACACGGCGCCCAGCGTGACCTCCGTCTCGACCACCGACCTGAGCTTCGGGAAAACCGCTCAGTACGCGGTCACGTGGGAGGTCGAGGACACCGACGGCAATCTGGGGGAGGTGGACATCCGGATGTACCGTGCCAACAACAACAACCAGGTCGCCTCCGTCGGACCGATCACCACGATCTCGGGGTCGAGCGCCGGCCCCCGAACAACGACGATCTCCTGGTCGGGCGGCAATCCCTGTAACAAGGACGTCTACATCACCGTGACCGTCGAGGATACTGACGGGAAGAGCGCGAGTCAGCAGACCGCCACCATGTCCCCATCGTGTTGA
- a CDS encoding PKD domain-containing protein produces MADVTAGRSRAQLLVLAGVLLGLLFVALAVILNGVIFSENLASREENPGGTGTDLRTSVTESATSLVSQVNHADRYRSASYGTLYGNAYTAGLNGIARRIRDQAADRGQGVSLDPISGREGTRLVQDTDGTFEPRAAPPSTPLATSDPNWQVVADAAVRNARLTVERGSLADRSVTELQSELEGGSGGTPFYLRVEDPSGAAWEVGLAHEPATGAVLVDVFDGSTHRTCRLDGSRVTVDIARETLLAGGTAVGCPALDFLGDASGTVDVYYVNGASVTGQYEWIVDRVEPSVRAAVDAGNGFGCTTPTTYGAGASEDPYTEPAIYATTVDLQATGGDSSYDTRLRIAPGDRMGPSTAPRVTAFTVDDTSPSGPDGDSASFDVSWRVADPDGNLDSVTVSVENRDQVGEDGSTTTTVSGASASGSYTSYEGSSGTAGDDYRIVVRVDDGTETRRVVTVEPADGTDGCGGSTNGAPTARFDPPANPEVGQTVSFDASASDDSDGSIVEYRWDFDGDGTVESTTTSATASHSYASAGEYDAELTVVDDDGATAAVTEAVDVTAGSGSPPVVETSGTGIRQDRSKQTGNGETAEFRVEWTVSDPDDDLERVEITLYRDGDTGASYVDRTTINRVSGSGSGSSGGSGTTVAWSSDGAYGEQYDIRVEVVDQAGNVDSLLLEQVADGDDET; encoded by the coding sequence GTGGCGGATGTGACCGCCGGTCGGTCGCGCGCGCAACTGCTCGTTCTGGCCGGTGTCCTCCTGGGCCTGCTGTTCGTCGCGCTCGCGGTCATCCTGAACGGTGTCATCTTCTCCGAGAACCTGGCGAGTCGCGAGGAGAACCCGGGAGGGACGGGGACCGACCTCCGGACGTCCGTCACCGAGTCGGCCACGAGCCTCGTCTCACAGGTCAACCACGCCGACCGCTACCGCAGCGCGAGCTACGGAACGCTGTACGGGAACGCCTACACGGCGGGACTGAACGGCATCGCGAGGCGGATACGGGACCAGGCAGCCGATCGCGGACAGGGCGTGTCGCTGGACCCGATCAGTGGTCGTGAGGGGACCCGACTGGTGCAGGACACGGACGGGACGTTCGAACCGCGGGCGGCGCCGCCGTCGACCCCGCTGGCGACGAGCGATCCCAACTGGCAGGTCGTCGCCGACGCGGCCGTCCGGAACGCCCGGCTGACGGTCGAGCGGGGGTCACTGGCCGACCGGTCGGTCACGGAACTGCAGTCGGAGCTGGAGGGTGGCTCGGGGGGCACGCCGTTCTACCTCCGGGTCGAGGACCCCTCCGGCGCAGCCTGGGAGGTCGGACTCGCCCACGAGCCGGCCACCGGGGCCGTGCTGGTCGACGTGTTCGACGGGTCGACCCACCGGACCTGCCGCCTCGACGGCTCGCGGGTGACCGTCGACATCGCACGCGAGACCCTGCTCGCCGGCGGAACGGCCGTCGGCTGTCCGGCACTCGACTTCCTCGGGGACGCCTCGGGGACGGTCGATGTCTACTACGTGAACGGTGCCTCGGTGACGGGCCAGTACGAGTGGATCGTCGACCGCGTCGAGCCGAGCGTCCGGGCCGCGGTCGACGCCGGCAACGGGTTCGGCTGCACGACGCCGACCACCTACGGGGCCGGCGCGAGCGAGGACCCGTACACGGAGCCGGCCATCTACGCCACCACCGTCGATCTGCAGGCAACTGGCGGGGACTCCTCGTACGACACGAGGCTCCGCATCGCCCCGGGCGACCGGATGGGGCCGAGCACCGCGCCACGGGTGACCGCCTTCACCGTCGACGACACCTCGCCGTCGGGACCTGACGGGGACAGCGCCTCGTTCGACGTGTCGTGGCGCGTCGCCGACCCCGACGGGAACCTCGACTCGGTGACGGTCAGCGTCGAGAACCGGGACCAGGTCGGCGAGGACGGCTCGACCACGACGACGGTGAGTGGCGCGAGCGCGTCGGGGTCGTACACGAGCTACGAGGGGTCGTCGGGGACGGCGGGCGACGACTACCGCATCGTCGTCCGCGTCGACGACGGGACCGAGACGCGCCGCGTCGTCACGGTAGAGCCGGCGGACGGCACCGACGGCTGCGGCGGGTCGACCAACGGCGCCCCGACGGCGCGGTTCGACCCGCCCGCGAACCCGGAGGTCGGTCAGACCGTCTCCTTCGACGCGAGTGCGAGCGACGACAGCGACGGCTCAATCGTGGAGTACCGCTGGGACTTCGACGGCGACGGGACCGTCGAGTCGACGACGACCTCGGCCACGGCGAGTCACAGCTACGCCAGCGCCGGCGAGTACGACGCCGAACTGACCGTCGTCGACGACGACGGCGCGACCGCTGCCGTGACCGAGGCCGTCGACGTGACCGCCGGCAGCGGCTCGCCGCCGGTCGTGGAGACGAGCGGGACCGGCATCCGCCAGGACAGGAGCAAGCAGACCGGAAACGGGGAGACCGCCGAGTTCAGGGTCGAGTGGACGGTCTCGGATCCGGATGACGATCTCGAACGCGTGGAGATCACCCTCTACCGCGACGGTGACACCGGCGCGTCGTACGTCGACAGGACGACCATCAACCGGGTCAGTGGGTCGGGCTCGGGCAGCTCCGGCGGGAGCGGAACCACGGTGGCCTGGAGCAGCGACGGAGCCTACGGCGAGCAGTACGACATCCGGGTCGAGGTCGTCGACCAGGCCGGCAACGTGGACAGCCTGCTGCTGGAGCAGGTCGCCGACGGGGACGACGAGACGTGA
- a CDS encoding DUF7288 family protein: protein MVDRERRPTWTVERGQAHTLEGVIASLLLLSSLVYALQVTAVTPLSASTSNQHIENQEQASASGLLATAANKPRPDGDALKVAVLYWDESAGAFHGLSAGPYQNDAGFPSEFTLGRMLQDGFSDRGIAYNVYLHFQTDTGTATERLVYRGAPSDNAVSASRTVTLYNDDELYEADESLDTGTTVGDEDSDFYAPDVDSSSAVYNVVRVEVVVWRM from the coding sequence ATGGTAGACCGCGAGCGCCGGCCGACGTGGACGGTCGAGCGGGGACAGGCCCACACGCTGGAGGGTGTCATCGCGTCGCTCCTGCTGCTGTCGAGTCTGGTGTACGCGCTCCAGGTGACCGCCGTGACCCCACTCTCGGCCAGCACGTCGAACCAGCACATCGAGAACCAGGAGCAGGCGAGCGCGAGCGGCCTGCTCGCGACGGCGGCGAACAAGCCCCGGCCCGACGGGGACGCGTTGAAGGTCGCCGTTCTCTACTGGGATGAGAGCGCCGGGGCGTTCCATGGTCTCTCCGCCGGTCCGTACCAGAACGACGCTGGGTTCCCTTCCGAGTTCACCCTCGGGCGGATGCTGCAGGACGGGTTCAGCGACCGCGGCATCGCCTACAACGTCTACCTCCACTTCCAGACGGACACCGGGACGGCAACCGAGCGACTGGTCTACCGGGGCGCACCCAGTGACAACGCTGTGAGCGCCTCGCGAACGGTGACGCTGTACAACGACGACGAGCTGTACGAGGCCGACGAGAGCCTCGATACCGGTACCACGGTCGGCGACGAGGACAGCGATTTCTACGCGCCGGACGTTGACTCGTCGAGCGCCGTGTACAACGTCGTCCGCGTCGAGGTGGTCGTGTGGCGGATGTGA
- a CDS encoding DUF7287 family protein, which produces MRARPPSFDARGDTPGPSDADGRSRGQTTLDFAVGISLFLLTMAFVVSFVPGILGPFESGPQEETVVADRIANQLGQSMLGDPAEPYVLDVDCTTEFFDPEPAGSRNANGCRYDESLDLTGSATLNELLGLAPRQNVNVTIRGDPDGDDTTELLCFDDSAQALVSASSCSGSDDQRYGIGGDPSGAESVISARRIVSVGGVEGTLVVRAW; this is translated from the coding sequence ATGCGAGCACGACCTCCCTCGTTCGACGCGCGCGGAGACACGCCCGGCCCCAGCGACGCCGACGGCCGGAGTCGCGGCCAGACGACGCTGGACTTCGCCGTCGGCATCAGCCTCTTCCTCCTGACGATGGCGTTCGTCGTCTCGTTCGTCCCCGGGATCCTGGGGCCGTTCGAGTCCGGTCCCCAGGAGGAGACGGTCGTGGCCGACCGGATCGCGAACCAGCTGGGGCAGTCGATGCTGGGCGATCCCGCGGAGCCGTACGTCCTCGACGTGGACTGCACGACGGAGTTCTTCGACCCGGAGCCGGCCGGGAGTCGGAACGCCAACGGCTGTCGTTACGACGAGTCGCTGGACCTGACCGGCAGCGCCACGCTGAACGAGCTGCTGGGGCTGGCGCCTCGACAGAACGTGAACGTCACCATCCGCGGTGACCCCGACGGGGACGATACGACGGAGCTGCTCTGCTTCGACGACTCCGCACAGGCGCTCGTGTCGGCGTCCAGCTGTAGCGGATCCGACGACCAGAGATACGGCATCGGCGGTGACCCGTCCGGCGCGGAGTCGGTCATCAGCGCGCGACGCATCGTCTCGGTCGGCGGCGTCGAGGGAACCCTGGTGGTCCGCGCATGGTAG
- a CDS encoding type II secretion system F family protein, giving the protein MSLDTAGGAGAGADDSYGEGGALSDLFYPLYKRVFDEEGDFVSNVETKLAEARMSETVEIYLSRSLAVGVLVGLVLWFLGVFVGWFVFSVLLTEVPILLGLPVGESMAATLNAIKIPAFIIVTGIVMGAIGFGLGFGSMVARPYMTAGERKREINVLLSDSVSFMYALSVGGLNQLEILEAMAKADDTYGEVAKEFQSIVLETEYFDTDYRTAIRNQALETPSDELSQFLTDMLSIINSGGDMEAFLSDQKEKQMRTSKQEQEMVLETLELFGEMFMTLSLFPLLLIIILVIMSMLGKAQDFLLLGTVYGLIPLIGAGFLVLVSTVVQDEVGDGYLDPENADAAADNSAMFDLGIVNNYTGEYGLFDRIKSREGTYELMGILKAPHHFFRDHPLAVLGLTLPISLVVLAFSALSGLAPTSWGGLKSDPILGTFFWLYLPLYINFIPLTVFYEWNVRSRRAITDKLSDNLRKLSSANDTGMTLLESVKVVSDTSSGKLADEFETMYAKVNYGTSLKTALVEFNNKYHIPRLARTMKLISKAQEASSQITQVLSTAAQASENQDDIERDRKSRTRMQTVIIIMTYMTLLGVMAILKVKFLDVMAGLAQQASGGGGGGAGGGGFSGGVDVNLLNMLFFHAVTLQAIISGFIAGYMRDVSLMAGLKFAVVLPTFALLTFMFL; this is encoded by the coding sequence GTGAGCCTCGACACGGCAGGCGGCGCCGGGGCGGGAGCGGACGACTCCTACGGCGAGGGGGGCGCCCTCAGCGACCTGTTCTACCCGCTGTACAAGCGCGTCTTCGACGAGGAGGGCGATTTCGTCTCGAACGTGGAGACGAAACTCGCCGAGGCACGGATGTCCGAGACCGTCGAGATCTACCTCTCGCGGTCGCTGGCGGTCGGCGTACTGGTGGGGCTGGTGCTGTGGTTCCTCGGCGTGTTCGTCGGCTGGTTCGTCTTCAGCGTCCTGCTGACCGAGGTCCCCATCCTGCTCGGACTGCCGGTCGGCGAGTCGATGGCGGCGACGCTGAACGCCATCAAGATCCCGGCGTTCATCATCGTCACCGGCATCGTGATGGGGGCCATCGGCTTCGGGCTGGGCTTCGGCTCGATGGTCGCCCGCCCGTACATGACCGCGGGCGAGCGGAAACGCGAGATCAACGTCCTGCTCTCGGACTCGGTCTCGTTCATGTACGCACTCTCCGTGGGTGGCCTGAACCAGCTCGAGATCCTCGAGGCGATGGCGAAGGCCGACGACACGTACGGCGAGGTGGCCAAGGAGTTCCAGTCCATCGTCCTCGAGACGGAGTACTTCGACACGGACTACCGGACGGCCATCCGGAACCAGGCCCTTGAGACGCCCTCCGACGAGCTGAGCCAGTTCCTCACGGACATGCTGTCGATCATCAACTCCGGGGGTGACATGGAGGCGTTCCTCTCGGACCAGAAGGAAAAGCAGATGCGGACCTCCAAGCAGGAGCAGGAGATGGTGCTGGAGACGCTCGAGCTGTTCGGCGAGATGTTCATGACGCTCTCGCTGTTCCCGCTGCTGCTCATCATCATCCTGGTCATCATGTCGATGCTGGGGAAGGCCCAGGACTTCCTGCTGCTCGGGACGGTGTACGGATTGATCCCGCTCATCGGCGCCGGGTTCCTGGTGCTCGTCTCGACGGTCGTACAGGACGAGGTCGGCGACGGCTACCTCGACCCGGAGAACGCCGACGCGGCCGCGGACAACAGCGCGATGTTCGACCTGGGTATCGTGAACAACTACACGGGCGAGTACGGGCTGTTCGACCGCATCAAGTCCCGCGAGGGGACCTACGAGCTGATGGGGATCCTGAAGGCACCACATCACTTCTTCCGTGACCACCCGCTCGCGGTGCTGGGGCTGACGCTGCCCATCTCCCTGGTCGTACTGGCGTTCTCGGCGCTGAGCGGGCTGGCACCGACCTCCTGGGGCGGACTGAAGAGCGACCCCATCCTCGGGACGTTCTTCTGGCTCTACCTCCCGCTGTACATCAACTTCATCCCGCTGACGGTCTTCTACGAGTGGAACGTCCGGTCGCGGCGGGCCATCACGGACAAGCTCTCGGACAACCTCCGGAAGCTCTCCAGCGCCAACGACACCGGCATGACGCTGCTGGAGTCGGTCAAGGTCGTCTCGGACACGTCCTCGGGCAAGCTGGCCGACGAGTTCGAGACGATGTACGCGAAGGTGAACTACGGGACCAGCCTGAAGACCGCCCTCGTCGAGTTCAACAACAAGTACCACATCCCGCGGCTGGCGCGGACGATGAAGCTCATCTCGAAGGCCCAGGAGGCCTCCAGCCAGATCACGCAGGTCCTCTCGACGGCGGCGCAGGCCTCCGAGAACCAGGACGACATCGAGCGCGACCGCAAATCGAGAACCCGGATGCAGACGGTCATCATCATCATGACCTACATGACGCTGCTGGGCGTGATGGCCATCCTCAAGGTGAAGTTCCTCGACGTGATGGCCGGCCTCGCACAGCAGGCCTCCGGCGGCGGTGGCGGCGGTGCCGGTGGCGGTGGCTTCAGCGGCGGCGTGGACGTGAACCTGCTGAACATGCTGTTCTTCCACGCCGTCACCCTGCAGGCCATCATCAGTGGCTTCATCGCGGGCTACATGCGCGACGTGAGCCTGATGGCCGGGCTGAAGTTCGCGGTCGTCCTGCCGACGTTCGCCCTGCTGACCTTCATGTTCCTCTGA